In Leptodesmis sichuanensis A121, the following are encoded in one genomic region:
- a CDS encoding GntR family transcriptional regulator gives MISSRPLQRSQSLHEQTYQAIRIAILSGELAAGTRLIETQLAEQLQVSRTPIREAIRQLQRENLVTADSHGAVRVASLSVSDAMQLYDCRIALEQLSVSEACRNATISQIDRLQQIVHQSEQTVEQQPNELTHHQLLHMDYQFHRLLAESSGNFWLVQILDQVFDKMALLRLRTLQHNPRVLDICSEHRRIYEAICDRNSIAANQAIQFHLISSKERVVQEIKQLEGEAVKS, from the coding sequence GTGATTTCCTCTCGGCCTCTGCAACGCTCCCAATCGCTTCATGAGCAAACCTATCAGGCGATTCGGATAGCAATTTTATCTGGAGAATTGGCAGCAGGAACACGGCTGATCGAAACCCAACTGGCTGAACAGTTGCAAGTAAGCCGAACCCCCATTCGGGAAGCAATTCGCCAACTACAACGGGAGAATTTGGTAACAGCCGATAGCCATGGAGCCGTGCGGGTCGCCAGTTTATCCGTCTCCGATGCGATGCAGCTTTATGATTGTCGGATTGCGCTGGAACAGTTGTCTGTTTCAGAAGCGTGTCGCAATGCCACGATCAGTCAGATCGATCGCTTACAGCAAATTGTTCATCAGTCTGAGCAAACAGTTGAACAGCAACCGAATGAGTTAACTCATCATCAACTGCTGCACATGGATTACCAATTCCACCGCTTGCTGGCCGAAAGTTCTGGCAATTTCTGGTTGGTGCAAATCCTGGATCAAGTGTTCGACAAGATGGCCCTCCTGCGGTTGCGGACATTGCAGCACAATCCCCGTGTTCTAGACATCTGCAGTGAACATCGCCGGATCTATGAAGCCATCTGCGATCGCAATTCCATTGCTGCTAATCAAGCCATTCAATTTCACCTCATTTCCAGTAAAGAGCGTGTGGTTCAGGAAATCAAACAACTGGAGGGAGAAGCAGTGAAGAGTTGA
- a CDS encoding ABC-F family ATP-binding cassette domain-containing protein, with the protein MALFTLRSLKKDFGIKEILRDASFSLNEGDKVGLIGTNGSGKSTLLKMIAGLEPIDGGELWVNSAAKIVYLPQQPELDENRTVLEQVFADSGEQMALIREYEELSDKLAHGHGEHDKLMSQLSRVSQQIEMANAWELETNAKIVLTQLGIQDFEARIGDLSGGYRKRIAIATALLSEPDVLLMDEPTNHLDALSVEWLQSYLNRFRGALLLITHDRYFLDRVTNGILEIDRGDLYAYSGNYAYYLEKKAAAEESAASTQRKHAGVLRRELEWLKRGPKARSTKQKARIDRIREMQAQEFKQAQGKVDISTPGRRIGKKVIELTNVSKGYGDRTLIKDFTYLFNPEDRIGIIGPNGVGKSTLMNLITGRIEPDSGTVEIGSTIHIGYFDQHSDDVTMNENQRVIDYLKGVAELVKTADGSVITASQMLERFLFPPNQQYAPIHKLSGGEKRRLFLLRVLMSAPNVLILDEPTNDLDVQTLAVLEEYLEDFNGCVIVVSHDRYFLDRTVETIFAFEPDGTLRQYPGNYSVYLDFKKEEEAKRQQAESIQNSTFKIQNSAPDTANPKSKIQNSKSDRPQKLSFKEKKEYEALETQIPEMEAEKEAVEKILYNNPPTDFVELQQLTDRLAELSQAIDAATERWLELAERIS; encoded by the coding sequence ATGGCTCTGTTTACGCTGCGATCGCTGAAAAAAGACTTTGGGATCAAGGAAATCCTGCGGGATGCCAGCTTCAGTTTGAATGAAGGCGACAAAGTGGGATTGATTGGCACCAATGGGTCTGGCAAATCCACCCTGCTGAAAATGATTGCTGGCTTGGAGCCGATCGATGGCGGGGAACTGTGGGTAAATTCAGCCGCGAAGATTGTTTACCTGCCGCAGCAACCCGAACTGGACGAAAACCGCACGGTATTGGAACAGGTCTTTGCCGATAGTGGCGAACAAATGGCCCTGATACGCGAGTACGAGGAACTATCCGATAAGCTGGCACACGGACATGGCGAGCATGACAAATTGATGTCACAACTGTCCCGCGTGTCGCAACAGATAGAAATGGCGAACGCCTGGGAACTGGAAACCAATGCCAAAATCGTGCTGACCCAATTAGGCATTCAGGATTTTGAAGCCCGCATCGGCGATTTATCGGGAGGCTATCGGAAACGGATTGCGATCGCCACAGCGCTCCTCTCTGAACCGGATGTGTTGCTGATGGATGAACCGACCAACCACCTGGATGCCCTGTCGGTGGAGTGGTTGCAGAGTTATTTGAATCGCTTTCGCGGTGCCCTGTTGCTGATTACCCACGATCGCTATTTCCTGGATCGGGTAACCAATGGGATTCTGGAAATCGATCGGGGCGATCTCTATGCTTACTCCGGCAACTACGCCTATTACCTGGAGAAAAAAGCCGCCGCAGAAGAGTCTGCCGCCAGTACTCAGCGCAAACACGCGGGAGTCTTGCGGCGAGAACTGGAATGGCTGAAACGCGGCCCCAAAGCCCGTAGTACCAAACAAAAAGCTCGCATCGATCGCATCCGGGAGATGCAGGCCCAGGAGTTCAAACAAGCTCAGGGCAAGGTAGATATTTCCACACCCGGTCGCCGGATTGGCAAGAAGGTGATTGAGTTAACGAATGTCAGTAAGGGCTACGGCGATCGCACCTTAATCAAAGACTTTACCTACCTGTTCAATCCCGAAGACCGGATTGGCATCATTGGCCCCAATGGAGTCGGCAAATCTACCTTAATGAACCTGATTACCGGACGCATTGAACCGGATTCTGGCACCGTCGAAATTGGCTCTACCATTCACATTGGCTATTTCGACCAGCATTCCGACGATGTGACGATGAACGAAAACCAGCGAGTGATTGATTACCTGAAAGGGGTCGCCGAACTGGTAAAAACCGCCGACGGCAGCGTCATCACTGCTTCCCAAATGCTGGAACGATTTCTGTTTCCTCCCAATCAGCAATATGCTCCGATTCACAAACTCTCTGGTGGCGAAAAGCGCCGTTTGTTCCTGCTGCGCGTCCTGATGAGTGCCCCTAATGTGCTGATTCTGGACGAACCAACGAACGATCTGGATGTGCAAACTCTCGCGGTTCTGGAAGAGTACCTGGAAGACTTCAATGGTTGCGTGATTGTTGTTTCCCACGATCGCTATTTCCTCGATCGCACCGTAGAAACTATTTTTGCTTTTGAACCCGACGGCACCTTACGCCAGTATCCCGGCAATTATTCTGTGTATCTGGACTTTAAGAAAGAAGAAGAGGCCAAAAGGCAGCAGGCAGAATCAATTCAAAATTCAACATTCAAAATTCAAAATTCTGCTCCAGACACTGCCAATCCAAAATCCAAAATCCAAAATTCAAAATCCGATCGACCTCAAAAACTTTCCTTTAAGGAGAAAAAAGAGTACGAGGCGTTGGAAACCCAAATTCCAGAGATGGAGGCGGAAAAGGAAGCGGTCGAAAAGATTCTGTATAACAATCCACCCACCGATTTTGTGGAGTTGCAACAGTTAACCGACCGATTGGCGGAATTGAGTCAGGCGATCGATGCAGCAACCGAACGCTGGCTAGAACTGGCGGAGCGGATCAGCTAA
- a CDS encoding Uma2 family endonuclease: MTQAKQRFLSFEEYLSYDDGTDHLYELFNGELIEVPPEAGLNVEIANFLFALFLPIVGYRRIRGRGLELEVRGEPRNRYPALTILQEEHILQLKQRNTIRLNMAPPLLVVEVVSPGDLQRDRDYIAKRIQYQDRAIPEYWIIDPQRSTILVLALVGDRYTESGTFQGNNVVESPQFGTLNVTPDQIFAAAR; this comes from the coding sequence ATGACTCAAGCCAAACAGCGATTTCTGAGCTTTGAAGAGTACCTATCCTACGACGATGGTACAGACCACCTGTATGAGTTATTCAACGGAGAGTTGATCGAGGTGCCACCCGAAGCTGGGCTAAATGTTGAAATTGCCAACTTTCTGTTTGCTCTCTTCCTGCCGATCGTGGGCTATCGCCGCATCAGAGGGCGTGGGCTAGAACTGGAAGTCAGAGGTGAACCCAGAAATCGTTATCCTGCTCTGACCATTCTTCAAGAAGAGCATATTCTTCAACTGAAACAGCGCAACACGATCCGACTCAATATGGCTCCACCGTTACTCGTCGTTGAAGTTGTTAGTCCAGGTGACTTGCAGCGAGATCGGGACTACATCGCCAAACGCATACAATACCAGGATCGGGCAATCCCGGAGTACTGGATTATCGATCCTCAGCGGTCAACTATTTTGGTATTAGCTCTGGTCGGCGATCGCTATACCGAATCAGGCACATTTCAAGGGAATAATGTTGTTGAATCGCCGCAATTTGGCACTCTGAATGTCACGCCTGACCAAATTTTTGCGGCGGCAAGGTAG
- a CDS encoding DUF3326 domain-containing protein: MRRPYTVLLIVPTGIGAAIGGYAGDALPVARAIAQVCDCLITHPNVLNGAQLYWNLPNALYVEGYGLDQFAAGRWGLRPVHQNRVGLILDQGMEPELRLRHLQAADATRATLGLNLTDYVVTDAPLGVALKTAASGATWGTIARPDSLLRAAETLIQQAGAEAIAVVARFPDDLGSEALQNYRQGKGVDPLAGAEAVISHLIVRTFQIPCAHAPALLPLPLDPTLSPRSAAEELGYTFLPCVLVGLSRSPQFVLPQDSPLSGDIMASQVDAVVIPATACGGSAILTIGQFNPWIIAVRENQTTLNVPPEKLGIPALHVNSYLEAIGLLVAHRAGISPTALRANIAPLARHEGRSSSFRHQS, translated from the coding sequence ATGCGCCGTCCTTACACTGTTTTACTGATCGTTCCGACCGGAATTGGAGCCGCGATCGGTGGATATGCGGGGGATGCGCTGCCAGTGGCACGGGCGATCGCGCAGGTGTGTGATTGCCTGATTACTCATCCCAATGTGTTGAATGGGGCGCAGTTGTATTGGAATTTGCCCAATGCGCTGTATGTGGAGGGGTATGGATTGGATCAGTTTGCGGCGGGACGGTGGGGATTACGTCCGGTGCATCAGAATCGAGTAGGGTTGATTCTGGATCAGGGGATGGAGCCGGAGTTACGGCTGCGTCATCTCCAGGCCGCCGATGCTACTCGCGCCACATTGGGACTGAATCTGACGGATTACGTGGTGACAGATGCCCCCTTGGGAGTGGCACTGAAGACAGCAGCCTCCGGGGCCACCTGGGGCACGATCGCCCGTCCAGACAGTTTATTACGGGCAGCGGAAACACTGATTCAGCAGGCGGGGGCAGAGGCGATCGCAGTGGTCGCCCGCTTTCCTGATGATCTCGGCAGTGAGGCCTTACAAAATTATCGACAGGGAAAAGGGGTGGATCCACTGGCAGGAGCCGAAGCCGTGATCAGTCACTTGATTGTGCGAACCTTTCAGATTCCCTGTGCCCATGCTCCGGCTTTGTTACCACTCCCGCTAGATCCCACGCTGTCGCCCCGATCTGCGGCTGAAGAACTGGGGTATACCTTTCTGCCCTGTGTGCTGGTGGGCCTCAGTCGATCGCCGCAATTTGTGCTGCCCCAGGACTCCCCTTTGTCTGGAGATATCATGGCAAGTCAGGTGGATGCCGTGGTCATCCCGGCAACGGCCTGTGGAGGCAGCGCAATTCTGACGATCGGCCAATTTAACCCGTGGATTATTGCTGTGCGAGAGAACCAAACGACCCTGAATGTTCCCCCGGAAAAACTGGGCATCCCGGCGCTGCACGTCAACTCCTACCTGGAAGCGATCGGGTTACTGGTGGCCCATCGGGCTGGCATTAGTCCTACGGCTCTCAGGGCAAACATTGCTCCTCTAGCAAGACATGAAGGGCGATCATCATCCTTCAGGCATCAATCCTGA
- the uraD gene encoding 2-oxo-4-hydroxy-4-carboxy-5-ureidoimidazoline decarboxylase, producing MSFSIAELNQMNQEAFVAALGAVFEETPTIARQAWSDRPFRDVMDLHQKMVQVVNRMSAEEQLALIKAHPDLGSRAKMAEASVQEQAGVGLDRLSPEEYQRFQSLNQAYRTTFGFPFIIAVKNHTKASILNAFEQRLKNSMEIEKQQALSEIAQIAQFRLQSIVLN from the coding sequence ATGTCTTTTTCCATTGCAGAACTTAACCAAATGAATCAGGAAGCCTTTGTGGCAGCCCTGGGAGCGGTGTTTGAAGAAACTCCGACGATCGCGCGGCAAGCCTGGAGCGATCGACCATTCCGGGATGTGATGGATCTGCATCAGAAGATGGTGCAGGTGGTGAATAGAATGAGTGCAGAGGAACAACTGGCCTTAATCAAAGCCCATCCCGACCTGGGAAGCAGAGCCAAAATGGCAGAAGCATCGGTTCAGGAGCAAGCTGGGGTGGGCCTCGATCGCCTGTCCCCAGAGGAGTATCAACGCTTCCAGTCCTTAAATCAAGCCTATCGCACAACATTTGGCTTCCCATTTATCATTGCCGTCAAAAATCACACAAAAGCCAGCATCCTCAATGCTTTTGAGCAAAGGCTGAAGAATTCCATGGAAATAGAAAAACAACAAGCCTTATCCGAGATCGCTCAAATCGCCCAATTCCGTCTCCAAAGCATCGTGCTGAATTAA
- a CDS encoding 8-oxoguanine deaminase: MPTLLVKNIHTLVTMNDSRQEIRNGALLVRDNVIEQVGTTQELPATADEVLNLQGQYLVLPGLVNTHHHFYQTLTRVVPAAQDGSLFTWLQTLYPIWANLTAEGVYISAQMAAAELLLSGCTTASDHLYIFPNDCTLDDEIQAMQAIGMRFHASRGSMSVGESQGGLPPDALVEAEADILKDSQRLIEQYHDNSRYAMVRLTLAPCSPFSVSRDLMRESAALARSYSGVRLHTHLAENQSDIDYSLHTFGLIPGDYAESVGWLGEDVWHAHCVKLSDESIVKFGKTGTGVAHCPCSNMRLASGIAPIRKMLDRGVPVGLGVDGSASNDAGNLLQEARTAFLLARVRDTEAAAMTARQVLEIATLGGARVLGREDIGSLAPGMAADFIAISLDRPQFAGALHDPVAAVIFCQTHQVDYSFINGKKVVDRGRLTTVELETLVEKTNKLAAAMVDG; this comes from the coding sequence ATGCCGACATTGCTCGTTAAAAATATTCATACTCTCGTCACCATGAATGACTCGCGGCAGGAGATTCGCAATGGGGCGTTGCTGGTGCGGGATAACGTGATTGAGCAGGTGGGCACGACTCAGGAACTGCCTGCTACAGCGGATGAAGTGTTGAATTTGCAGGGGCAATACCTGGTTCTGCCAGGATTAGTCAACACCCATCATCACTTTTACCAGACCTTAACGCGAGTCGTTCCGGCGGCTCAAGATGGCAGTTTATTTACCTGGCTGCAAACGCTCTACCCCATCTGGGCCAACCTGACTGCGGAGGGAGTGTACATCAGTGCCCAAATGGCGGCAGCAGAATTGCTACTGTCTGGTTGCACAACGGCCAGCGATCATCTGTATATTTTTCCCAATGATTGCACCCTGGATGACGAGATTCAGGCGATGCAGGCGATCGGGATGCGCTTCCATGCCAGTCGGGGCAGCATGAGTGTCGGGGAAAGCCAGGGAGGATTGCCACCGGATGCTCTGGTGGAAGCAGAAGCGGACATTCTGAAAGACTCTCAGCGCTTAATTGAGCAGTATCATGACAACTCGCGGTATGCGATGGTACGCCTGACCCTAGCTCCCTGTTCGCCGTTTTCTGTGTCCAGAGATTTGATGCGGGAGTCAGCCGCCCTTGCCCGTAGCTATTCCGGTGTGCGATTGCATACTCATCTGGCAGAAAACCAATCGGATATTGATTACAGCTTGCATACCTTTGGCCTGATACCAGGCGATTATGCTGAATCCGTGGGATGGTTGGGGGAGGATGTGTGGCACGCTCATTGTGTGAAATTGAGTGATGAATCGATCGTTAAATTTGGCAAAACAGGAACCGGAGTGGCCCATTGTCCTTGTAGCAATATGCGTCTGGCCAGTGGGATTGCCCCCATCCGGAAGATGCTCGATCGCGGGGTGCCAGTCGGGTTAGGGGTGGATGGCTCGGCTTCCAACGATGCCGGAAATTTACTCCAGGAAGCCCGGACTGCATTTCTGTTAGCCCGGGTGCGAGACACCGAGGCCGCGGCGATGACGGCACGACAGGTTCTGGAAATTGCTACCTTGGGAGGAGCAAGAGTGCTGGGACGGGAGGATATTGGCTCCCTGGCTCCTGGCATGGCGGCTGATTTTATTGCGATTTCTCTGGATCGACCTCAGTTTGCGGGTGCGCTGCATGATCCAGTAGCAGCGGTAATTTTCTGCCAAACCCACCAGGTGGATTACAGCTTTATTAATGGTAAGAAGGTCGTCGATCGCGGTCGCCTCACCACCGTTGAACTGGAAACACTGGTCGAGAAAACCAACAAACTAGCCGCTGCCATGGTTGATGGCTAA
- a CDS encoding type 1 glutamine amidotransferase yields the protein MDSERTPLPSTLSPSHHPTLPTPPAHHRPIPCTTCSKLAVELYCSGTIAAMPKSRSQLKILLVQIRDDEATRLEEFDEFVRFSQLEPEQIAVLDVFKTPDFDPACVDAYDALFVGGSSDASVTQPEIYPFIKPTERLLLYCLQESLPVFASCYGFQAAVEALGGKVILDKDNMEMGTYPIWLTDAAKDDLLFHDVPDGFWAISGHKERALSMPKEATLLAYSDRCPYHAFKIQGKPFYGFQFHPEVDAPDLVARITRYQTRYLKDADHLNEVLRDLQDTTIANQLITKFVDRILLD from the coding sequence GTGGATAGCGAACGAACACCTCTACCTTCTACCCTCTCACCCTCCCATCACCCCACCCTCCCTACCCCACCTGCTCACCACAGACCAATTCCCTGCACCACTTGTTCTAAATTGGCTGTAGAACTGTATTGTTCTGGCACGATCGCAGCTATGCCCAAATCCCGATCCCAACTTAAGATTCTCCTGGTGCAGATTCGAGATGACGAGGCGACTCGTCTGGAAGAGTTTGATGAGTTTGTGCGATTCAGTCAACTGGAGCCGGAACAGATTGCCGTGTTGGATGTTTTCAAAACTCCAGATTTTGATCCCGCCTGTGTCGATGCCTATGATGCTTTGTTTGTTGGTGGTTCCAGTGATGCCTCAGTGACTCAACCAGAGATCTACCCCTTTATCAAACCTACGGAACGATTGCTGCTCTACTGTTTGCAGGAAAGCCTGCCCGTATTCGCCTCCTGCTATGGGTTTCAGGCGGCGGTAGAAGCGTTGGGCGGCAAGGTGATTCTGGATAAGGACAACATGGAAATGGGTACCTATCCCATCTGGCTGACAGATGCCGCCAAAGACGATTTATTGTTTCATGATGTGCCGGATGGCTTTTGGGCGATCTCCGGCCACAAGGAACGTGCCCTATCCATGCCCAAGGAAGCAACGTTGTTGGCCTATTCCGATCGCTGTCCCTACCATGCCTTCAAAATTCAGGGCAAACCTTTCTATGGCTTCCAGTTTCATCCCGAAGTAGATGCCCCTGATCTCGTGGCCCGCATTACTCGCTATCAAACTCGCTATCTCAAGGATGCGGATCACCTGAACGAGGTATTGCGGGATTTACAAGATACGACGATCGCCAATCAACTGATTACCAAATTTGTCGATCGCATCTTGCTGGATTAA
- a CDS encoding Uma2 family endonuclease yields the protein MMTPAELASFGITIPPTQDELPYSDGDKMESERHKLQMELLIDGLLPWLNQRDDGYVGGDMFVYYSMAQVKNQDFKGPDFFVALGVPKGERKSWVCWEEEKTPDVIIELLSDSTAEKDKHEKKLIYQNRMHVPEYFWYDPFNVEDWAGFRLVGGTYQPIALNEQGAMVSEVLGLTLIRWQGLFKNVETTWLRWAYPDGTLLLTAEEQERQRADQERQRADQERQRADQAEIQVQQIARNLLQTGMPIEQVAQITGLAIAQVEAL from the coding sequence ATGATGACCCCAGCCGAGCTTGCATCCTTTGGGATTACCATTCCACCCACTCAAGACGAGTTACCTTATAGCGACGGAGACAAGATGGAGAGTGAGCGCCACAAACTCCAAATGGAATTGCTGATTGATGGGCTATTACCCTGGCTTAATCAGCGGGATGATGGGTATGTGGGGGGCGATATGTTTGTCTACTACAGCATGGCTCAGGTCAAAAATCAGGACTTTAAAGGCCCAGATTTTTTCGTCGCGCTAGGAGTACCCAAAGGTGAACGCAAAAGCTGGGTGTGCTGGGAGGAAGAGAAAACCCCTGATGTGATCATCGAGTTGCTGTCTGATAGTACGGCGGAAAAGGACAAACACGAGAAGAAGTTGATCTACCAGAACCGGATGCATGTCCCGGAGTATTTTTGGTATGACCCGTTTAATGTTGAAGATTGGGCAGGTTTTCGACTGGTGGGAGGAACTTATCAGCCGATCGCGTTGAATGAGCAAGGTGCGATGGTCAGTGAGGTGTTGGGGCTAACGCTCATTCGCTGGCAGGGACTTTTTAAAAATGTCGAAACAACATGGCTGCGCTGGGCATACCCGGATGGTACTCTGTTGCTGACGGCTGAGGAACAGGAACGGCAACGAGCAGATCAGGAACGGCAACGAGCAGATCAGGAGCGACAACGAGCAGACCAGGCTGAAATTCAGGTGCAGCAAATTGCTCGAAATTTGTTACAAACTGGAATGCCCATAGAGCAAGTTGCCCAGATAACCGGATTAGCGATCGCCCAGGTTGAAGCCTTATGA
- a CDS encoding M20 family metallo-hydrolase produces MTVATRPLIVNSDRLNRSIMELAEVGQLPNGGVCRIAFSDEDGLARQRVQHWMREAGMSVRIDAAGNIIGRYAGKRDGAAALATGSHIDTVPVGGRYDGCLGVLAGLEVVRVLHENNLQLNHPIEVIVFTDEERSVIGSKAMAGEIKEEPEYYCRLDGQPIQPCLEKIGGNWSQIHTARRDRSQIAAFVELHVEQGGVLEHLKLPVGVVTGVVGQYRFAVDVIGRPNHAGTTPMDMRKDALVAAAHVVLAVNKIAVETPGNQVATVGYLHVSPNATNTVPGRVDLRIDLRDLSQEHLEYLVGRIQEELATIAAHTGTEITMRQTLHILPTLSASHIMGTIEQVCEEMGLEYIHIPSRAGHDAQEIGRITDMGMIFVPSRGGISHSELEYTSPEECAQGANVLLKTFLKLDQIYA; encoded by the coding sequence ATGACCGTTGCAACCAGGCCGTTAATCGTGAATAGCGATCGCCTGAATCGAAGCATTATGGAGCTGGCTGAAGTAGGTCAGTTGCCCAATGGCGGAGTTTGCCGGATCGCTTTTTCTGACGAAGATGGGCTGGCACGGCAGCGGGTACAACACTGGATGAGAGAAGCTGGAATGTCCGTTCGGATTGATGCGGCGGGCAATATCATTGGGCGCTATGCCGGAAAGCGGGACGGAGCCGCCGCCCTGGCAACGGGATCTCATATTGATACTGTTCCTGTAGGTGGACGTTATGACGGCTGTTTGGGCGTACTGGCGGGGTTAGAAGTCGTGCGGGTGCTGCATGAGAATAACCTGCAGTTGAATCATCCTATTGAAGTGATTGTGTTTACGGATGAGGAGCGCTCGGTGATTGGCAGTAAGGCCATGGCAGGTGAGATCAAAGAAGAGCCGGAGTATTACTGCCGATTAGATGGTCAGCCAATTCAACCGTGTTTGGAGAAAATCGGGGGGAATTGGTCACAGATCCACACAGCAAGGCGCGATCGCTCTCAAATTGCCGCCTTTGTGGAATTGCATGTAGAGCAGGGTGGTGTACTGGAGCATCTCAAGCTGCCTGTGGGAGTGGTGACGGGTGTGGTGGGACAGTATCGCTTTGCAGTGGACGTGATTGGTCGTCCCAACCATGCCGGAACAACGCCGATGGATATGCGGAAAGATGCTCTGGTTGCCGCTGCTCATGTGGTACTGGCCGTCAACAAAATTGCTGTGGAAACGCCAGGTAATCAGGTAGCGACTGTGGGATATCTGCACGTTTCACCTAATGCCACCAATACGGTTCCCGGTCGGGTTGATTTGCGGATTGATTTGCGCGATCTGTCTCAAGAGCATCTGGAATATCTGGTGGGACGGATTCAAGAGGAACTGGCCACGATCGCGGCTCATACAGGCACTGAAATTACCATGCGTCAGACTCTACACATTCTCCCCACGCTTTCCGCCTCCCACATTATGGGGACAATTGAGCAGGTGTGTGAAGAGATGGGCCTGGAGTACATTCATATTCCCAGCCGCGCTGGCCATGATGCCCAGGAGATTGGTCGCATTACGGATATGGGGATGATCTTTGTCCCCAGTCGGGGAGGAATCAGCCATTCGGAACTGGAATATACCTCACCAGAAGAATGTGCCCAGGGTGCCAATGTCTTACTGAAAACCTTCCTCAAACTGGATCAAATTTATGCTTGA
- a CDS encoding 2Fe-2S iron-sulfur cluster-binding protein yields MSNTYTVELRHRGTTHTIQVPASKTILEAADEAGLDLPSSCHAGVCTTCAAQILEGTVDQSDGMGVSPELQQQGYVLLCVAYPRSDLKIETEKEETVYKLQFGQQ; encoded by the coding sequence ATGTCAAACACTTATACTGTTGAACTCCGTCACCGGGGCACTACTCACACCATTCAAGTGCCCGCAAGCAAAACCATTTTAGAAGCCGCAGACGAAGCGGGGTTAGATTTACCCAGTTCCTGTCATGCAGGAGTTTGCACTACCTGTGCCGCGCAAATTCTGGAGGGCACTGTGGATCAAAGTGACGGCATGGGAGTTAGCCCAGAGTTACAACAGCAGGGCTATGTCTTACTCTGTGTCGCCTATCCCCGCTCTGACCTCAAGATCGAGACTGAGAAGGAAGAAACCGTTTACAAACTCCAATTTGGGCAGCAATGA
- a CDS encoding SPFH domain-containing protein → MESLIAIAALAVIGYMIGSVKVIPQGEEGVVQRLGRYQRSLKPGLNFVIPLLDLVFYLDTREQILDIKPQTVTTKDNVTFDVDAVLFWKILDAEKACYAIDDVEEGLKNLVLTTLRSEIGKMELKQTFSSRDEINRALLKQLDQATESWGVKVIRVEVQEIKLSDELRRKLEAEQIAASEKRAKISQAEGVVDSIKLISQALQEQGNTKQVLKYLLAQEYVKSNVELSKSENSKIIFLDPKSLDEAVTNLIGIQELEDQGGGTGNREV, encoded by the coding sequence ATGGAATCACTGATTGCGATAGCCGCTCTAGCAGTCATCGGTTACATGATTGGTTCAGTCAAAGTCATTCCTCAGGGAGAAGAGGGGGTTGTGCAGCGGCTAGGGCGGTACCAGCGCTCTTTGAAGCCTGGATTGAATTTTGTGATTCCCCTGTTAGATCTTGTGTTTTATCTGGATACACGCGAACAGATCCTTGACATTAAACCCCAAACCGTAACTACCAAAGATAATGTCACCTTTGATGTGGATGCGGTTTTGTTCTGGAAAATTCTGGATGCTGAGAAAGCATGCTACGCAATCGACGATGTGGAAGAGGGGCTGAAGAATCTGGTTTTAACTACGCTCCGGTCTGAGATCGGCAAAATGGAGTTAAAGCAAACATTCTCCTCTCGTGATGAAATTAATCGGGCGTTACTGAAGCAACTGGATCAAGCGACGGAATCCTGGGGGGTGAAAGTGATTCGGGTAGAAGTGCAGGAAATTAAGCTGTCGGACGAATTACGACGAAAACTCGAAGCTGAGCAAATTGCTGCCAGTGAAAAGCGGGCTAAAATCTCTCAAGCTGAAGGGGTTGTAGACTCTATCAAGCTAATTTCTCAAGCCCTGCAAGAGCAGGGTAATACCAAACAGGTGCTGAAGTATTTGCTGGCTCAAGAGTACGTTAAATCGAATGTTGAACTGAGTAAAAGTGAGAACTCTAAGATTATTTTTCTGGATCCGAAATCGTTGGATGAAGCAGTTACCAACTTGATTGGGATTCAGGAACTGGAAGACCAGGGTGGCGGAACGGGCAACCGAGAGGTTTAG